A stretch of Rhinoderma darwinii isolate aRhiDar2 unplaced genomic scaffold, aRhiDar2.hap1 Scaffold_94, whole genome shotgun sequence DNA encodes these proteins:
- the LOC142733342 gene encoding phosphatidylinositol polyphosphate 5-phosphatase type IV-like, with protein sequence MPFWRKTKKYHVSQIPDKGNLMKEIPTMEEPNISLQKFSIIKDMAAEKSSDPSHSKPCDIGSKNTKKSAIRSLGSSAVIGAKELDRCFPNRRLRLYVATWNMEGKEFPQNLEDLLLPSDDTKDIYVIGVQEGCPNRREWEIKLQETLGPHYVLYHSSGLGVLYLTIFIRRELIWFCSEVEHTHVTTRLFHHVKTKGALGVAFTVFGTSFLFINSHMRFGAVYKRIQDYKTITEGLRLPQIIPERINSNALDVTRRFDRVFWFGDLNFQL encoded by the exons atgcccttttggagaaaaacaaaaaaatatcatgtctctcagattcctgataaaggaaatctgatgaaagagataccaactatggaagagcctaacatctcgctccagaagttttctatcatcaaagatatggcagccgaaaaatccagcgatccaagtcacagcaaaccttgtgacattggctcaaagaacaccaagaagagcgcaatcaggagcttgggcagcagcgctgtgattggcgctaaagaactggatcgctgtttcccaaatagacggctgagattatacgttgccacctggaatatggaggggaag gagttcccacaaaatctagaggatctgctgttgccatcagatgacaccaaagacatttatgtaattggcgttcaggaaggatgtccaaacag acgggaatgggagataaaattacaagagACCCTTGGTCCGCACTACGTGCTATACCActcatccgggctcggagtcttgtatctcaccatctttattcgacgggagctgatctggttctgctcag aggtagagcacacccatgtaacaaccaggctattccaccatgtaaaaactaaaggagccttgggtgttgccttcactgtctttgggacatcattcctgtttattaattcccatatgagat ttggggcagtctacaagaggatccaggactataaaaccatcactgagggtctccgtctgcctcaaattattccggaaagaataaactccaatgcct tggacgtcaccaggcgATTTGATCgggttttttggtttggggacctcaattttcaactataa